The Bos indicus x Bos taurus breed Angus x Brahman F1 hybrid chromosome 15, Bos_hybrid_MaternalHap_v2.0, whole genome shotgun sequence genome includes a window with the following:
- the LOC113906008 gene encoding putative olfactory receptor 5AK3, with the protein MTEGNSTEVTEFFLLGFGAQYKYQYFLFTGFLVIYVTSMVGNIGMILLIKTDSRLQTPMYFFLQHLAFVDICYTSAITPKMLQNFTVGSKLISFKGCVMQLLIYATFATSDCYLLATMAVDRYVAICNPLHYPTVMSRRVCIPLVAGSYIMGFINASVHTGFTFSLAFCKGNTINHFFCDVPPILALSCSNIDINIMLLAVFVGLNLIFTELVIIFSYGNIITTILKMSSTTGRKKAFSTCASHLAAVTIFYGTLSYMYLQPHSNNSQENMKVASMFYGIVIPMLNPLIYSLRNKDVKESLKVIWKKKILLGWTKL; encoded by the coding sequence ATGACAGAAGGAAATagcactgaagtgactgaatTCTTTCTACTGGGATTTGGTGCACAATATAAGTATCAGTATTTCCTCTTCACTGGATTTCTGGTCATCTATGTGACCTCCATGGTGGGTAATATTGGAATGATCCTACTCATCAAGACAGATTCCAGACTCCAAACACCAATGTACTTTTTCCTACAACATTTAGCTTTTGTAGATATCTGTTATACTTCTGCTATCACTCCCAAGATGCTGCAAAACTTCACAGTAGGAAGCAAATTAATATCATTCAAGGGCTGTGTCATGCAGTTATTGATTTATGCAACATTTGCGACCAGTGACTGTTACCTCCTTGCTACTATGGCGGTGGACCGttatgtggccatctgtaaccCGCTTCACTATCCCACAGTCATGTCCCGAAGAGTCTGCATCCCATTGGTAGCTGGTTCATACATCATGGGCTTCATAAATGCATCTGTGCACACAGGTTTTACATTTTCACTGGCCTTTTGCAAGGGTAATACTATCAATCACTTTTTCTGCGATGTCCCTCCAATTCTTGCCCTTTCATGCTCCAACATTGACATCAACATCATGCTACTTGCTGTCTTTGTGGGATTGAACTTAATATTTACCGAGTTGGTTATCATCTTTTCCTATGGAAATATCATCACTACCATCCTAAAGATGTCCTCTACTACAGGGAGGAaaaaagccttctccacctgtgcctcccacctggctgcagtcaccattttctATGGAACCCTCTCTTATATGTACTTACAACCTCATTCTAATAATTCCCAGGAGAATATGAAAGTGGCCTCCATGTTTTATGGCATTGTGATTCCCATGTTAAACCCCCTCATCTACAGTTTGAGAAATAAGGACGTTAAAGAATCTCTAAAagtcatatggaaaaaaaaaattcttctaggTTGGACCAAATTGTAA
- the LOC113906009 gene encoding putative olfactory receptor 5AK3, giving the protein MGQNNGTEVTEFILLGFTGQHKSWHVLFIVFLVIYVVALVGNIGMILLIKTDSSLHTPMYFFLQNLAFVDLCYATAITPKMLRNLMSTENSISFFGCMVQLLVYGTFATSDCYILGAMAVDRYVAICNPLRYGTVMSQRVCSQLLTASYFMGFLNASVNVGFTFSLKFCKSNKINHFFCDEPPILALSCSDIYFSIMVLAAFVGFNLTFTILVIIFSYMFILSAILKISSAAGRKKAFSTCASHLTAVTIFYGTLSYMYVHHGTIESQEQEKMASIFYGIVIPMLNPIIYSLRNQDVREALKGIGKKCS; this is encoded by the coding sequence ATGGGACAAAACAATGGCACTGAAGTAACTGAATTCATTCTCCTGGGATTCACTGGTCAACACAAGTCTTGGCATGTCCTCTTCATAGTATTTCTAGTGATCTATGTCGTCGCCTTGGTGGGTAACATTGGCATGATACTACTCATCAAGACTGACTCTTCCcttcacacccccatgtactttttcctccaAAACTTGGCTTTTGTTGATCTCTGTTATGCCACTGCTATCACTCCCAAGATGTTGCGTAATTTGATGAGCACTGAAAATTCCATCTCATTCTTCGGATGTATGGTGCAGTTGCTAGTCTATGGCACCTTTGCAACAAGTGATTGCTACATCCTGGGGGCTATGGCAGTGGACCGttatgtggccatctgtaaccCACTTCGCTATGGAACTGTCATGTCCCAGAGAGTCTGCAGTCAACTCTTAACTGCTTCATACTTCATGGGTTTCCTGAATGCTTCTGTCAATGTAGGCTTTACTTTCTCACTGAAGTTTTGCAAATCCAATAAAATTAACCACTTTTTCTGTGATGAACCCCCAATTCTGGCCCTCTCATGCTCCGATATTTACTTCAGCATCATGGTACTAGCAGCCTTTGTGGGGTTTAACTTGACATTCACTATATTGGTCATCATCTTTTCCTACATGTTTATCTTGTCTGCCATCCTGAAGATCTCTTCTGCTGCAGGGAGGAaaaaagccttctccacctgtgcctcccacctGACAGCTGTCACCATTTTCTATGGAACACTCTCTTATATGTATGTGCATCATGGTACCATAGAGTCTCAAGAGCAAGAAAAAATGGCTTCCATTTTTTATGGGATTGTGATTCCCATGTTAAACCCTAtcatctacagtctgagaaaCCAAGATGTAAGAGAAGCCCTAAAAGGGATTGGAAAAAAGTGTTCCTAG